The nucleotide sequence TGGTCGTGCAGGCGATCCCGTTGGTCGAGCCGGTGCGCCTGGCGCGCGACCGAAAGTACGCGGGCTGCACCAGCTGGGTGCAGCTGCCCGTGCGCCCCGCGCTGGCCGCACCGGTGCACCACGACCCGGCACTGGCCGACGTCGCGGCCCGGGTCCGCGACTCAGTCGGTTAACGGCCCCCCGACGGGCAGCACCAGCCGGGAACTTCCGAAATGCACGCGGTGCGTCGCCGGCTTCAGCTGCCGGGCGGTGAGCACCGGTTCGTCGGTGCCGAGGTTGCGCGCGTAGCGGGGGAACCAGCCGCCGGCGATCAGGACGCGGATGCGGGTCCCTGCCGCGAAGCGATGCGCGGTGCCGTCGAGTTCGATGCTGACCGCTTCCTGCCCGGCGTCGAGGCGCCGGTAGGACTCGCTGACGTTGCGGGATCGGCCGCGGGCGTCGACCTCGCTGACCCGGACGAACAGGTCGGCGTGGGGATTGTCCGAGGTGTGCGCCAGCTCGATGACCGGGTTTCCGTACACGTACAGATCGCGGTCGAGGGGGTCGCCGGTGAAGTCGAGCACGTCGGCCCGTCGGGCCAGCCGGCTGTCGTCGGCGTAGCCGCCTTCGGTGGACAGCAGCGGACCGCCGGTGGTGGGCGTCGGGTCGGCGGGGTCATAGCGGAATGTCGCCGGGGCGACCCCCGGCTCGGGTGCGTTCTCGCCCAGCCGGCCGCCGGGCTGCAGGTAGAGCGAATGATCGGTGGTGGCGGGCGGCCAGTCGGGCAGATGGCGCCAGCCGTGGTGGTTGACGAAGACGTTGACCCGGCCGGGCCGCCGCGGCGGCGCGCCGCCCAGGTGGGCGCCCAGCCAGTCCAGGGTTTGCCGGACGCCGGTGGCCAGCGCCTTGGTGAGCAGGTCGGTGTGCGTCCACGGGCCCATGGTCAGGGCGACGTCGACGCCCCGGTCCCGCAGGTGCCGGTATTGCTGCAGCGTCTGGCGCAGGAAGATGTCCTGCCAGCCGCCCAGCAGCAACACCGGCACCGACGCGCGGTCCAGAGCGGCGGGGTGGCGCATCCGATCCCAGAACGGGTCGCCGTCGCCGCCGTGCGCTGCCCAGGACTCGAACCACGGCGCGCCCGCCCCGAGCAGCGCCCGGGCGCCGCCGCCCAACGGCACTTCGGCCGCCGCGCGCGCCACCATCCGGGCGATGCGCGTCTGACGGATCACGCCGCGCAGCTTCGGCTCCTCTTGGCGGGCGACCATGTCGCTCCAGCCCAGGAAGTCGCCGACGGCGAACGCTCCGGTGCCCCACACCGAGGCCAGCATGTCGTGCGGGCCCGCGGTGATCACCGCCGCGGCCAGCTCCGGCGGCGGATCGGACAGCAGCGCCCACTGGGTGAATCCCAAGTACGACACCCCGATGGTGGCGAACCGGCCGGTGAACCAGGGCTGCTGACGCAGCCACGCCGCGGTGTCGGCGCCGTCCGCGGCCTCGTTGGCCATCGGCTCGAACTCGCCGCCCGACCCGAAGGTTCCGCGCACGCTTTGCAGCACCACGTGGTAGCCGCGGTCGGCGTAGAGCCGGGCGAAGATCAGCGCGAACGGAAACCCGCGCCCGTAGGGCGCGCGGACCAGCACGGTGCCGGCCGGTCGCGAGGTCACCGGCGCGTAGTGATCGGCCACCAGCTCGACGCCGTCGCGCATCGGGACGCGGACTGCGTTCACCGTGTAGCGCGTGGTGGGCCGCGGCAGCCCCAGCATCCGGCCGAGGGCTCGTCCCGCCAGGTGGCCGCCGAACCTGCTGCGCAGCCGT is from Mycobacterium conspicuum and encodes:
- a CDS encoding CocE/NonD family hydrolase, which produces MLGLPRPTTRYTVNAVRVPMRDGVELVADHYAPVTSRPAGTVLVRAPYGRGFPFALIFARLYADRGYHVVLQSVRGTFGSGGEFEPMANEAADGADTAAWLRQQPWFTGRFATIGVSYLGFTQWALLSDPPPELAAAVITAGPHDMLASVWGTGAFAVGDFLGWSDMVARQEEPKLRGVIRQTRIARMVARAAAEVPLGGGARALLGAGAPWFESWAAHGGDGDPFWDRMRHPAALDRASVPVLLLGGWQDIFLRQTLQQYRHLRDRGVDVALTMGPWTHTDLLTKALATGVRQTLDWLGAHLGGAPPRRPGRVNVFVNHHGWRHLPDWPPATTDHSLYLQPGGRLGENAPEPGVAPATFRYDPADPTPTTGGPLLSTEGGYADDSRLARRADVLDFTGDPLDRDLYVYGNPVIELAHTSDNPHADLFVRVSEVDARGRSRNVSESYRRLDAGQEAVSIELDGTAHRFAAGTRIRVLIAGGWFPRYARNLGTDEPVLTARQLKPATHRVHFGSSRLVLPVGGPLTD